The following proteins are co-located in the Diaphorobacter sp. HDW4B genome:
- a CDS encoding GGDEF domain-containing protein, translating into MTPILQHLVEMTGHRDHLRLEASVLTTLLQLGRNMEVRALEFFFSDSQVMVRPRSWSHRGEVISSECEASVDPARGVLTNMPELTECLKEHCEVALRSSPNSHTLWLPVWIEDKAYACLEVTQNKPFTRRERDVIMGVFQVYQNYQNLLDYSERDALTGLLNRKTFEEHFARITTPSNSEFDQLDTGADTPQQWLAVIDIDHFKQVNDVYGHLYGDEVLILVANLLRSSFRAQDRVFRFGGEEFVVLLRSATLEHAAQAFERFRFTVQEHMFPQIGGITVSIGFTSTMDGAPVEVLGRADQALYYAKENGRNQVRYYDLMLSRGEVKSQITHGEIELF; encoded by the coding sequence ATGACACCCATTCTTCAGCACCTTGTGGAAATGACCGGACACCGGGACCACTTGCGTCTTGAAGCATCGGTGCTGACCACGTTGCTGCAACTGGGCAGGAACATGGAAGTGCGCGCGCTGGAGTTCTTCTTCAGCGACTCGCAGGTGATGGTGCGCCCGCGCAGTTGGAGCCATCGCGGCGAGGTGATTTCGTCCGAATGCGAAGCCTCGGTCGACCCGGCTCGCGGCGTGCTCACCAACATGCCCGAGCTGACCGAGTGCCTCAAGGAACACTGCGAAGTCGCCCTGCGCAGCTCCCCCAACAGCCACACGCTGTGGCTGCCGGTGTGGATCGAGGACAAGGCGTATGCCTGCCTCGAAGTCACCCAGAACAAACCATTCACGCGCCGCGAACGCGATGTGATCATGGGCGTGTTTCAGGTCTATCAGAACTACCAGAACCTGCTCGACTACAGCGAGCGCGACGCCCTCACTGGCCTGCTCAACCGCAAGACCTTCGAGGAACATTTCGCGCGCATCACCACGCCGTCGAACTCCGAATTCGACCAACTGGACACCGGCGCCGACACGCCTCAGCAATGGCTGGCGGTGATCGACATCGACCACTTCAAGCAGGTCAACGACGTCTACGGCCACCTCTACGGCGACGAGGTGCTGATCCTCGTGGCCAACCTGCTGCGCTCGTCCTTTCGCGCACAGGACCGCGTCTTCCGCTTCGGCGGCGAAGAGTTCGTCGTGCTGTTGCGCTCGGCCACGCTGGAGCATGCGGCGCAGGCCTTCGAGCGCTTTCGATTCACGGTCCAGGAACACATGTTCCCGCAGATCGGCGGCATCACCGTGAGCATCGGCTTCACCTCGACCATGGACGGTGCGCCCGTCGAAGTGCTGGGCCGCGCCGATCAGGCGCTCTACTACGCCAAGGAAAATGGCCGCAATCAGGTGCGCTACTACGACCTGATGCTGTCACGCGGCGAAGTGAAGTCGCAGATCACGCACGGCGAGATCGAGCTGTTCTGA
- a CDS encoding YeiH family protein — protein MSTAKTVTHHAPPPASGSIWFKRLPGILLCGAIAGVSAYLGAFEWFAANGLSALTLSILIGMVLGNTVYGSIAPATGTGIGFTKQTLLRLGIVLYGFRLTTTDIAHVGVAGVTLDAIIVGATFLLAMLIGHKWMGMDRKQVMLIGAGTSICGAAAVLGTEPVVKARADQVTVAVATVVVFGTICMFLYPMFYQWNLTAGFIPGDGTEFGIYTGATIHEVAQVVAAGRNMGPEAAATALVSKMVRVMMLAPFLVILSAYLARTENAQAGADGQKTKMTLPWFAFGFVAVVLFNSLNLLPKELVSNVNTAANVLLAMAMAGLGLTTHVSSIKKAGVKPLLLAAILAVWLVIGGGLLSRLLLGA, from the coding sequence ATGTCCACCGCAAAAACCGTTACCCATCACGCTCCCCCGCCCGCATCAGGTTCCATCTGGTTCAAACGCCTGCCGGGCATTCTTCTTTGCGGCGCGATTGCCGGTGTTTCCGCCTACCTTGGCGCATTCGAGTGGTTCGCCGCCAACGGACTGAGTGCGCTGACGCTCTCCATCCTCATCGGCATGGTTCTCGGCAATACGGTGTATGGAAGCATTGCGCCAGCGACTGGCACAGGCATCGGCTTCACCAAGCAAACGCTGCTGCGCCTGGGCATCGTGCTCTACGGTTTTCGCCTGACCACGACCGACATCGCGCACGTCGGCGTGGCCGGTGTGACACTCGATGCCATCATCGTTGGCGCCACATTCCTCTTGGCCATGCTGATCGGCCACAAGTGGATGGGCATGGACCGCAAGCAAGTCATGCTGATTGGTGCAGGCACTTCGATCTGCGGCGCAGCTGCGGTGCTGGGCACGGAACCCGTCGTGAAGGCGCGCGCCGACCAAGTGACCGTCGCGGTCGCCACCGTGGTGGTGTTCGGTACGATCTGCATGTTCCTCTACCCCATGTTTTACCAGTGGAATCTGACGGCAGGCTTCATTCCTGGTGACGGCACTGAATTCGGCATCTACACCGGTGCGACCATCCACGAAGTGGCCCAAGTGGTAGCCGCAGGCCGCAACATGGGCCCCGAAGCAGCCGCCACCGCGCTGGTCTCCAAGATGGTGCGCGTGATGATGCTGGCTCCGTTCCTCGTGATTCTCTCGGCGTACCTGGCCCGTACGGAAAACGCGCAAGCCGGCGCGGATGGCCAGAAGACCAAGATGACCCTGCCCTGGTTCGCATTCGGTTTCGTCGCCGTGGTGCTGTTCAACTCGCTGAATCTGCTGCCCAAGGAACTGGTCTCCAACGTGAATACAGCCGCCAACGTGCTGCTGGCCATGGCCATGGCGGGTCTGGGTCTGACGACGCATGTCAGCTCGATCAAGAAGGCCGGCGTGAAGCCATTGCTGCTCGCTGCCATCCTCGCAGTGTGGCTCGTGATCGGCGGCGGTCTGCTCAGCCGACTGCTGCTGGGGGCGTGA
- a CDS encoding AraC family transcriptional regulator → MENAVGAASDAPNTLWIRTEPIRTAPALRAFQEDFMQLLGGIQVEPLHSQPLSMNGSITLFGSTMIGSFQTTPTRCIHPSNARMDDNVVLYGWAKGQGSLRATGQQWDFGEGDAMLSQMGLPETATHHTLSDLWSVSLSRSMLASMRIDVDAALLRPLRNNAAAHMLMGYAQLLSEHCALATPELRRAAHLHLHDLAALAVGALGESAQLAQSRGARAARVLTIREDIARHFTDAALSVSAVALRQGISPRYLHLLLEREGLSFSALVLEHRLTLAHQLLRDARLMARSISDIAFDVGFGDLSYFNRSFRRRFEATPSDVREASRSVLQATLTPLQNAPASSRTPSAQV, encoded by the coding sequence ATGGAAAACGCAGTTGGTGCAGCCAGCGATGCGCCCAATACCCTGTGGATTCGGACCGAACCCATCCGCACTGCGCCAGCGCTCCGGGCTTTTCAGGAAGACTTCATGCAGTTGCTGGGCGGCATCCAGGTGGAGCCACTGCACAGCCAGCCTTTGTCCATGAATGGAAGCATCACCCTGTTCGGCAGCACGATGATCGGGAGCTTCCAGACCACGCCCACGCGCTGCATACACCCCAGCAACGCCCGCATGGACGACAACGTGGTGCTGTATGGCTGGGCGAAGGGACAAGGTTCGCTGCGGGCGACGGGCCAGCAATGGGATTTTGGCGAGGGCGATGCCATGCTCTCGCAAATGGGATTGCCGGAGACGGCGACCCACCATACGCTGTCCGACTTGTGGTCTGTCTCACTGAGCCGCTCGATGCTGGCCTCGATGCGCATCGATGTGGACGCCGCCTTGCTGCGCCCGCTGCGCAACAACGCCGCCGCACACATGCTGATGGGCTATGCACAGTTGCTGAGCGAGCACTGCGCACTGGCCACGCCCGAGCTGCGCCGCGCGGCTCACCTGCATCTCCACGATCTCGCCGCGCTGGCGGTGGGCGCACTGGGTGAGTCGGCGCAACTGGCACAAAGCCGGGGCGCGCGGGCGGCGCGAGTGCTGACCATTCGCGAAGACATTGCGCGGCACTTCACCGATGCGGCGCTGTCGGTGTCCGCCGTCGCGCTGCGCCAGGGCATCAGCCCGCGTTACCTGCACCTGCTTTTGGAGCGCGAAGGCCTGAGCTTCAGCGCTCTGGTGCTGGAGCACCGGCTGACTCTGGCCCATCAACTGTTGCGTGATGCGCGGCTGATGGCGCGTTCCATCAGCGACATCGCCTTTGATGTGGGCTTTGGCGATCTGTCCTACTTCAACCGCAGCTTTCGCCGCCGCTTCGAGGCCACGCCTTCGGATGTGCGCGAGGCCAGCCGCAGCGTGTTGCAGGCCACCCTCACCCCTTTGCAGAACGCTCCAGCAAGCTCACGAACGCCTTCAGCGCAGGTGTGA
- a CDS encoding LysR substrate-binding domain-containing protein: MDVLRLTLRQLQIFMAVARTGSTASAAEAIALSQSATSSAINELERLLSLRLFDRTGRRLLLNDNGRALLPRAQALLEGAVDVERMGLAPEEQLQMLRIGASTTLGNHVLPRLLAEYLGDRHAKAASWHARLAINNSAEICARVAAFELDIGLIEGPSHEPALEVNPWLRDELVLVSSPTHALVQSTRTSGKPPTIDELRKAVWLVREQGSGTREASDAAVLPHLGGYQRSIELGSSEAIRSAAALGLGIASLSRFVIDDYVRDGRLIVLDSEMPHTDRQCYWVVHRDKHFTPALKAFVSLLERSAKG; encoded by the coding sequence ATGGACGTGTTGCGCCTGACGCTGAGGCAATTGCAGATCTTCATGGCGGTGGCGCGCACCGGCAGCACGGCCAGTGCGGCCGAGGCGATTGCGCTGTCGCAGTCGGCCACCAGTTCCGCCATCAACGAGCTGGAACGGCTGCTGTCGCTGCGCCTGTTCGATCGCACGGGCCGCCGTTTGCTGCTCAACGACAACGGGCGTGCGCTCTTGCCGCGCGCTCAGGCGCTGCTCGAAGGGGCTGTGGATGTGGAGCGCATGGGGCTGGCGCCGGAAGAGCAGTTGCAGATGCTGCGCATCGGCGCGAGCACGACGCTCGGCAACCATGTGCTGCCGCGTCTGCTGGCCGAATATCTGGGCGACAGGCATGCCAAGGCTGCTTCATGGCATGCTCGGCTGGCGATCAACAACAGCGCGGAAATCTGCGCGCGCGTGGCCGCGTTCGAGCTCGACATCGGGCTGATCGAAGGGCCGTCACATGAACCGGCGCTCGAGGTCAACCCGTGGCTGCGTGATGAGCTGGTGCTGGTGTCGTCGCCCACGCATGCGCTCGTCCAATCGACGCGAACTTCGGGCAAGCCGCCCACCATCGACGAGCTGCGCAAGGCCGTCTGGCTGGTGCGGGAGCAAGGCTCGGGCACGCGCGAAGCGTCCGATGCGGCAGTGCTTCCACATCTCGGCGGCTACCAGCGCAGCATCGAACTCGGCAGTTCGGAGGCCATCCGCAGCGCCGCCGCATTGGGCCTCGGTATCGCCAGTCTGTCGCGTTTTGTGATCGACGACTACGTGCGCGATGGTCGCTTGATCGTGCTCGATTCCGAGATGCCGCACACCGACCGCCAGTGCTACTGGGTGGTGCACCGCGACAAGCACTTCACACCTGCGCTGAAGGCGTTCGTGAGCTTGCTGGAGCGTTCTGCAAAGGGGTGA